The following coding sequences are from one Halomicrobium zhouii window:
- a CDS encoding DUF4013 domain-containing protein, translating into MFEEAIRYPWKGADNVKNVAIGGILTLLGVFVLPMFFVLGYGLEVIRRVSRGDVAEPPAWEDWGTLFVDGLKVFVISVVYSLIPAALVAFAVFSWFVPVVASNGGEPSGGLAALGFLVGLVVFLLSMLVALAFAYVVPAAVAAFARTDRLGAAFSPSQLRSIGGHRGFAVAWVVAFAVTLVASAISGALSATGIGAILGAFVVYYGTIAAAYAIGEGISDLPVVAEREEVAIDESAA; encoded by the coding sequence ATGTTCGAAGAAGCCATTCGCTATCCGTGGAAGGGAGCAGACAACGTCAAGAACGTCGCCATCGGAGGGATTCTCACGCTCCTGGGCGTATTCGTCCTGCCGATGTTCTTCGTGCTCGGCTACGGGCTCGAAGTCATCCGGCGGGTGAGCAGGGGCGACGTCGCAGAGCCGCCGGCCTGGGAGGACTGGGGGACGCTGTTCGTCGACGGCCTGAAGGTGTTCGTCATCTCGGTCGTCTACTCGCTGATCCCGGCCGCTCTGGTCGCCTTCGCGGTGTTCAGCTGGTTCGTGCCGGTAGTCGCGTCGAACGGCGGTGAACCCAGCGGCGGCCTGGCGGCCCTCGGCTTCCTGGTCGGCCTGGTGGTGTTCCTGCTCTCCATGCTCGTCGCGCTCGCGTTCGCGTACGTCGTGCCCGCTGCCGTGGCGGCGTTCGCCCGGACCGACCGACTCGGGGCGGCGTTCTCGCCCTCACAGCTCCGGTCCATCGGTGGTCACCGCGGGTTCGCCGTCGCCTGGGTCGTCGCCTTCGCGGTGACGCTGGTGGCCTCGGCGATCAGCGGCGCCCTCTCCGCGACCGGCATCGGCGCCATCCTCGGTGCGTTCGTCGTCTACTACGGCACCATCGCGGCCGCCTACGCCATCGGCGAGGGGATCAGCGATCTGCCCGTCGTGGCCGAGCGAGAGGAAGTCGCCATCGACGAGTCGGCCGCGTGA
- the rqcH gene encoding ribosome rescue protein RqcH has product MDQKRELTSVDLAALVGELRRYEGAKLDKAYLYEDDELLRLKLRDFDEGRVELLIEVGETKRAHVVAQEHVPDAPGRPPNFAMMLRNRLSGADLVGIEQFEFDRIVQFHFEREDNSTTVVAELFGDGNVAVLDEHGEVVDCLETVRLKSRTVAPGATYEFPSARFNPLTVDYEGFVARLKQSDADVVRTLATQLNFGGLYGEELCSRAGVEYNQAVEDTTDEEFEALYDAVDGLATQLRESDLDPRVYYEMDDEDGGEDGAEAAGSDSEGNDGEDGTPGRRVDATPIALEEYSHLRSETFETFTAALDDYFYNFETDAAESGGGGRDRPDFEAEINKYEHIIRQQQEAIDDFEEQADAEREKAELLYARYDLVAEILSTIQGARDEDVPWEDIEAKFEAGKEQGIPEAEAVVGLDGSEGTVTLDIDDTQVTVDASMGVEKNADLLYQEAKRIEGKKEGAQAAIEDTREDLEDAKARRDRWEAADQEAGNGAAEGDGEDADGENEDVDWLGMNSIPVRQTEQWYERFRWFHTSDGFLVIGGRNADQNEELVKKYLDNGDKVFHAQAHGGPITVLKATGPSEAAKDVDLPDSSLDQAATFAVSYSSVWKDGKHAGDVYMVDPDQVSKTPESGEYLEKGGFAIRGDRTYFRDQEVDVSVGITCEDETQVVGGPTPAIEPKAETTIRVEPGQFAQNDIAKRLYREFKTRFADDSFVRKVASPDRIQEFLPPGGSRSVE; this is encoded by the coding sequence ATGGACCAGAAGCGGGAGCTGACGAGCGTCGACCTCGCGGCGCTGGTCGGCGAGTTGCGACGGTACGAGGGGGCCAAACTCGACAAGGCCTACCTCTACGAGGACGACGAACTCCTCCGGCTGAAACTGCGGGACTTCGACGAGGGGCGGGTCGAACTGCTGATAGAGGTCGGCGAGACCAAGCGCGCCCACGTCGTCGCCCAGGAACACGTCCCCGACGCGCCGGGCCGGCCGCCCAACTTCGCGATGATGCTCCGGAACCGCCTGTCGGGCGCCGACCTCGTCGGAATCGAGCAGTTCGAGTTCGACCGGATCGTCCAGTTCCACTTCGAGCGCGAGGACAACTCGACGACGGTCGTGGCCGAACTGTTCGGCGACGGCAACGTCGCCGTGCTGGACGAACACGGCGAGGTCGTCGACTGCCTGGAGACGGTGCGACTCAAATCCCGGACCGTCGCCCCGGGCGCGACCTACGAGTTCCCGTCGGCGCGGTTCAACCCCCTGACGGTGGACTACGAGGGGTTCGTCGCCCGGCTGAAGCAGTCCGACGCCGACGTGGTGCGGACGCTCGCGACCCAGCTCAACTTCGGCGGCCTCTACGGCGAGGAGCTGTGCAGCCGGGCCGGCGTCGAGTACAACCAGGCCGTCGAGGACACCACCGACGAGGAGTTCGAGGCGCTGTACGACGCCGTCGACGGGCTCGCGACGCAACTGCGGGAGTCCGACCTCGACCCGCGGGTCTACTACGAGATGGACGACGAGGACGGCGGCGAAGATGGGGCGGAAGCCGCCGGGAGCGACAGCGAAGGGAACGACGGCGAGGATGGAACTCCCGGCCGGCGCGTCGACGCGACGCCCATCGCCCTGGAGGAGTACTCGCACCTCCGGAGCGAGACGTTCGAGACGTTCACCGCGGCGCTGGACGACTACTTCTACAACTTCGAGACGGACGCGGCCGAGAGCGGTGGCGGCGGCCGCGACCGCCCCGACTTCGAGGCGGAGATCAACAAGTACGAGCACATCATCCGCCAGCAGCAGGAGGCCATCGACGACTTCGAGGAACAGGCCGACGCCGAGCGGGAGAAGGCCGAACTGCTGTACGCGCGCTACGACCTGGTCGCCGAGATCCTCTCGACGATCCAGGGTGCCCGCGACGAGGACGTCCCGTGGGAGGACATCGAGGCGAAGTTCGAGGCGGGGAAAGAACAGGGCATCCCCGAAGCCGAGGCCGTCGTCGGCCTCGACGGCAGCGAGGGGACGGTCACCCTCGACATCGACGACACGCAGGTCACGGTCGACGCCTCGATGGGCGTCGAGAAGAACGCCGACCTGCTCTACCAGGAGGCGAAACGCATCGAGGGCAAGAAGGAGGGCGCCCAGGCAGCCATCGAGGACACGCGCGAGGACCTGGAGGACGCCAAAGCGCGGCGCGACCGGTGGGAGGCCGCGGACCAGGAAGCGGGGAACGGCGCAGCCGAGGGGGACGGCGAGGACGCGGACGGAGAGAACGAAGACGTCGACTGGCTCGGGATGAACTCCATCCCGGTCCGCCAGACCGAGCAGTGGTACGAGCGGTTCCGCTGGTTCCACACCAGCGACGGCTTCCTCGTCATCGGCGGGCGCAACGCCGACCAGAACGAGGAACTCGTCAAGAAGTACCTCGACAACGGGGACAAGGTGTTCCACGCGCAGGCCCACGGCGGCCCCATCACCGTGCTCAAGGCCACCGGGCCGAGCGAGGCGGCGAAGGACGTCGACCTCCCCGACTCCAGTCTCGACCAGGCGGCCACGTTCGCCGTCTCCTACTCCTCCGTCTGGAAGGACGGCAAACACGCCGGCGACGTGTACATGGTCGACCCCGACCAGGTGTCGAAGACACCCGAGAGCGGCGAGTACCTGGAGAAGGGCGGCTTCGCGATTCGGGGCGACCGGACGTACTTCCGCGACCAGGAGGTGGACGTCTCCGTCGGCATCACCTGCGAGGACGAGACGCAGGTCGTCGGCGGGCCGACGCCCGCCATCGAACCGAAGGCCGAGACGACCATCCGCGTCGAACCCGGCCAGTTCGCCCAGAACGACATCGCCAAGCGCCTCTACCGCGAGTTCAAGACGCGCTTCGCGGACGACTCTTTCGTGCGCAAGGTCGCCAGCCCGGACCGCATCCAGGAGTTCCTGCCGCCCGGCGGCAGTCGGTCGGTGGAGTGA
- a CDS encoding tRNA uridine(34) 5-carboxymethylaminomethyl modification radical SAM/GNAT enzyme Elp3, whose translation MSTETTDPTETEAFEQVCEELVSRILAGDLERDDVESAKMEVCSEYSAPKVPKNSELMDYVPNEQREELEEVLQRKPVRTASGVSPIAIMTSPKRCPHGKCLYCPGGPDSEFSSSQSYTGHEPAAARGEQNDYDPYGQVTLRLNQLRQIGHPVDKAELILMGGTMTARSHDYQEWFVKRALEAMNDFDVDAPPEPAEGVSFAEDPDEYEFRYLEDVVAENETADVRNVATTFETKPDWCDPEQIDRMLDLGGTKVEVGVQTTFERINREMHRGHGTQDSIDANRRLRDSGFKVGFHMMPGQPGMSKEMCLEDFRRIFENSDWRPDYLKIYPTLVVEGTVTYDWYRKDEFQPLENEEAAELVAEIKDMIPRYTRLQRVQRDIPADFIEGGVWKSNLRQLARQRMAEHGWTCDCVRCREVGMNDEDPENVELDVMTYESGGGTEHFISFEDFEKDLLVGFCRLRFPNDPVRRELDDAAIVRELHVYGSQVGVGSVAQSAEDQSGDDAVGQHQHRGYGRRLLATAEELAADAGYAKLAVISGIGVREYYREKLGYRQDGPYVSKRL comes from the coding sequence ATGAGTACCGAGACGACAGACCCCACGGAGACGGAGGCATTCGAGCAGGTCTGTGAGGAACTCGTCTCGCGAATCCTCGCGGGCGACCTGGAACGCGACGACGTCGAGAGCGCGAAGATGGAGGTGTGCTCGGAGTACTCCGCGCCCAAGGTCCCCAAGAACTCGGAGCTGATGGACTACGTCCCGAACGAGCAGCGCGAAGAGTTAGAGGAGGTCCTCCAGCGCAAGCCCGTCCGGACCGCGTCGGGCGTCTCTCCCATCGCCATCATGACCTCGCCGAAGCGGTGTCCCCACGGGAAGTGTCTCTACTGCCCCGGCGGCCCCGACTCGGAGTTCTCGTCGTCGCAGTCCTACACCGGCCACGAGCCCGCGGCCGCGCGCGGCGAGCAGAACGACTACGACCCCTACGGCCAGGTGACGCTGCGGCTCAACCAGTTGCGACAGATCGGTCACCCCGTCGACAAGGCCGAGTTGATCCTGATGGGCGGGACGATGACGGCCCGGTCACACGACTACCAGGAGTGGTTCGTCAAGCGCGCGCTGGAGGCGATGAACGACTTCGACGTCGACGCGCCGCCCGAACCCGCCGAGGGCGTCAGCTTCGCCGAGGACCCCGACGAGTACGAGTTCCGCTACCTGGAGGACGTCGTCGCGGAGAACGAGACGGCCGACGTGCGCAACGTCGCGACGACGTTCGAGACCAAGCCCGACTGGTGCGACCCCGAGCAGATCGACCGGATGCTCGATCTGGGGGGCACCAAGGTCGAGGTTGGCGTCCAGACCACGTTCGAGCGGATCAACCGCGAGATGCACCGCGGCCACGGTACGCAGGACTCCATCGACGCCAACCGACGGCTCCGGGATTCGGGGTTCAAGGTCGGCTTCCACATGATGCCCGGCCAGCCCGGGATGTCCAAGGAGATGTGCCTGGAGGACTTCCGGCGCATCTTCGAGAACTCCGACTGGCGGCCCGACTACCTCAAGATCTACCCGACGCTCGTCGTCGAGGGCACCGTCACCTACGACTGGTACCGCAAGGACGAGTTCCAGCCCCTGGAGAACGAGGAGGCCGCCGAACTCGTCGCCGAGATCAAGGACATGATCCCCCGATACACGCGCCTCCAGCGCGTCCAGCGCGACATCCCCGCGGACTTCATCGAGGGCGGCGTCTGGAAGTCCAACCTCCGCCAGCTGGCCCGCCAGCGCATGGCGGAACACGGCTGGACCTGCGACTGCGTCCGCTGTCGCGAGGTCGGGATGAACGACGAGGACCCGGAGAACGTCGAACTGGACGTGATGACCTACGAGTCCGGCGGCGGCACGGAGCACTTCATCTCCTTCGAGGACTTCGAGAAGGACCTCCTGGTTGGGTTCTGTCGACTCCGGTTCCCGAACGACCCCGTGCGACGGGAACTCGACGACGCCGCAATCGTCCGCGAACTCCACGTCTACGGGAGTCAGGTCGGCGTCGGGAGCGTAGCACAGAGCGCCGAGGACCAGTCCGGCGACGACGCCGTCGGCCAGCACCAGCACCGCGGCTACGGCCGCCGCCTGCTGGCGACGGCCGAGGAGCTGGCGGCCGACGCCGGCTACGCGAAGCTCGCCGTCATCTCCGGTATCGGCGTGCGCGAGTACTACCGGGAGAAGCTCGGGTATCGCCAGGACGGGCCGTACGTCTCGAAGCGGTTGTGA
- a CDS encoding 1,4-dihydroxy-2-naphthoate octaprenyltransferase: MGESLFRVKLGLVGVVSIPIVVVIMRAGLAKGGPWDPFEAAAVAIIIVAILVFKATEAELSTSQGGIALALLLLLVLGMVLVNAISTGERVNRALLGKFGLGFAVAAAFVGWPYLSDRGDE, from the coding sequence ATGGGCGAGTCGCTGTTTCGCGTCAAACTCGGTCTGGTCGGAGTGGTTTCGATACCGATCGTCGTCGTGATCATGCGTGCAGGACTCGCGAAGGGTGGACCGTGGGACCCGTTCGAAGCCGCAGCGGTCGCGATTATCATAGTCGCGATTCTCGTCTTCAAGGCGACCGAGGCGGAGCTCTCCACATCGCAGGGGGGAATCGCCCTGGCGCTGTTGCTCCTGCTGGTCCTCGGGATGGTCCTCGTGAACGCGATTAGCACCGGCGAGCGCGTGAACCGTGCGTTGCTCGGCAAGTTCGGGCTCGGGTTCGCAGTCGCAGCGGCGTTCGTCGGGTGGCCGTACCTGTCTGATCGCGGCGACGAGTGA
- a CDS encoding sensor histidine kinase — protein sequence MTFEDQADFASQVADLNTYGQALNRCETVEEVVSLTLEAMSLLFGTAHSTFVEVSDGDLSVSHSTNPALSPGDEPSEMAVEAFETHETAVREGAAARVDPDSGVTAAMAVPAQIVDEVTAVLVMRSTSHEAFGDAHVRPMGILASHAATAISNIRSRERLQRAHQDLESRKEMIELYDRLLRHDLGNDLQVITGFSDALVSDLDGEAREHAERIHRAAESSADLIDRVGDLVSTLEAQDEPEPRDLRAILTKVVEDNRSQFDDFTVEFDPAAAEYRVYGGELLESVFSNLLSNAAVHNDGPVTVRVAVDETGPSDVVVSVDDDGSGVPDGVRDDVFAMGAKGSESTGTGFGLGFVRALTESYGGGVSVGDSDLGGAAFRVRLERV from the coding sequence ATGACATTCGAAGACCAGGCGGATTTCGCGAGCCAGGTAGCCGACCTCAACACGTACGGCCAGGCGCTCAACCGGTGCGAGACGGTCGAGGAGGTCGTCTCACTCACCCTCGAGGCGATGTCGCTCCTGTTCGGGACGGCTCACTCCACCTTCGTCGAGGTGAGCGACGGCGACCTCAGCGTGAGTCACAGCACGAACCCGGCCCTCTCGCCCGGCGACGAACCGAGCGAGATGGCCGTCGAGGCCTTCGAGACTCACGAGACCGCCGTCCGCGAGGGGGCCGCGGCGCGCGTCGACCCCGACTCCGGCGTGACGGCGGCGATGGCAGTGCCGGCGCAGATAGTCGACGAGGTGACCGCAGTCCTCGTGATGCGGTCGACCTCCCACGAAGCGTTCGGCGACGCGCACGTCCGGCCGATGGGCATCCTCGCGTCTCACGCGGCCACGGCGATCAGCAACATCCGGTCCCGGGAGCGCCTCCAGCGGGCCCACCAGGACCTGGAGAGCCGCAAGGAGATGATCGAACTGTACGACCGGCTGTTGCGCCACGACCTGGGCAACGACCTCCAGGTCATCACGGGGTTCTCGGACGCGCTCGTCTCCGATCTCGACGGCGAGGCTCGCGAACACGCCGAGCGCATCCACCGCGCGGCGGAGAGTTCGGCCGACCTCATCGACCGCGTCGGCGACCTCGTCTCGACGCTGGAAGCCCAGGACGAACCCGAACCGCGGGACCTGCGGGCCATCCTCACGAAGGTCGTCGAGGACAATCGGTCGCAGTTCGACGACTTCACCGTCGAGTTCGACCCGGCGGCCGCCGAGTACCGGGTCTACGGCGGAGAACTGCTCGAATCGGTGTTCAGTAACCTCCTCTCGAACGCGGCCGTCCACAACGACGGGCCAGTGACCGTTCGAGTGGCCGTCGACGAGACCGGGCCCAGTGACGTGGTCGTGAGCGTCGACGACGACGGGAGCGGCGTCCCCGACGGGGTTCGAGACGACGTCTTCGCGATGGGCGCCAAGGGCTCCGAGAGCACGGGGACCGGGTTCGGGCTGGGCTTCGTCCGCGCGCTCACCGAATCCTACGGCGGCGGCGTCAGCGTCGGGGACAGCGACCTGGGCGGAGCGGCGTTCAGGGTCCGGTTAGAGCGAGTCTGA
- a CDS encoding mRNA surveillance protein pelota, which yields MRIQGREQTEQGRERVELVPETLDDLWHLTYVLEPGDTVSGDTTRRIQRNDDQMRDTGGEREHMWVALRVEDVEFAKFANRLRVSGEIVGCSREDQLGFHHTVNVEPNTEIEVEKWWKPDQEERLQDAVEATENPDVAIATVEEGEAHLHTVAQYGTEERATITATTGKGDYARPRDELFAELTDVLRRQDVDAYILAGPGFTKQDALDYIEDEAPEVAEKMSVVDTSGVGDRGVHEVLKRGAVEEVQAETRIAEEADKIDELTKRIAEGAKVAYGPESVAEAADFGAIEELLVLDEHLRRERSAAEWSVDVDEIIETTEQKGGEVVVFSGEFDPGQQLANLGGIAALLRYRIE from the coding sequence ATGCGTATCCAGGGCCGGGAGCAGACGGAGCAGGGTCGCGAGCGCGTCGAACTCGTGCCGGAGACGCTCGACGACCTCTGGCACCTCACCTACGTGCTCGAACCCGGCGACACCGTCTCCGGCGACACTACCCGGCGCATCCAGCGCAACGACGACCAGATGCGCGACACCGGCGGGGAGCGCGAGCACATGTGGGTCGCCCTCCGCGTCGAGGACGTCGAGTTCGCGAAGTTCGCCAACCGGCTGCGGGTGAGCGGCGAGATCGTGGGCTGCTCCCGAGAGGACCAGCTCGGCTTCCACCACACGGTCAACGTCGAACCCAACACCGAAATCGAGGTCGAGAAGTGGTGGAAACCCGACCAGGAGGAGCGCCTGCAGGACGCCGTCGAGGCGACGGAGAACCCCGACGTCGCCATCGCCACCGTCGAGGAGGGCGAGGCGCACCTCCACACGGTCGCCCAGTACGGGACGGAAGAGCGAGCGACCATCACGGCGACGACCGGCAAGGGCGACTACGCTCGCCCGCGCGACGAGTTGTTCGCCGAACTGACCGACGTGCTCCGCCGGCAGGACGTCGACGCCTACATCCTGGCTGGGCCGGGCTTCACGAAGCAAGACGCACTCGACTACATCGAGGACGAGGCGCCCGAGGTCGCAGAGAAGATGAGCGTCGTCGACACCAGCGGCGTCGGCGACCGCGGCGTCCACGAGGTGCTCAAGCGCGGCGCCGTCGAGGAGGTCCAGGCGGAGACTCGCATCGCGGAGGAGGCCGACAAGATAGACGAACTGACCAAACGCATCGCGGAGGGAGCCAAAGTGGCCTACGGGCCGGAATCCGTCGCCGAGGCGGCCGACTTCGGCGCCATCGAGGAACTGCTCGTCCTCGACGAACACCTCCGGCGCGAGCGCTCGGCGGCGGAGTGGAGCGTCGACGTCGACGAGATAATCGAGACGACCGAGCAGAAGGGCGGGGAGGTGGTCGTCTTCTCCGGCGAGTTCGACCCCGGGCAGCAACTCGCCAACCTCGGCGGCATCGCCGCGCTGTTGCGCTACCGGATCGAGTAG
- a CDS encoding MBL fold metallo-hydrolase — protein sequence MARKLADGAWYLDLGLIPPFASNSFLVDDGDLTLVDAGLWWNEPSVRDELADAGYAVGDLDRVLITHYDLDHVGGLKRLLPEFDGPVYLGRPDYDFLNHDSHPQWAHHKGLFHRVTRRLFPLPGEMDVRPVDDGDRVGKFTVYLTPGHNPGHAVYVHDSGVAFLGDLVWEDEGALTPPFWLDSYDMRELRESIRDLAERTGPFDIAAMAHGEPIRSGGDDALLALAERL from the coding sequence ATGGCACGGAAGCTGGCGGACGGGGCCTGGTACCTGGACCTTGGGCTGATCCCGCCGTTCGCCTCGAACTCCTTTCTCGTCGACGACGGCGACCTCACACTGGTCGACGCCGGCCTCTGGTGGAATGAGCCCTCCGTGCGCGACGAACTCGCCGACGCGGGCTACGCCGTCGGTGATCTGGACAGGGTTCTCATCACCCACTACGACCTCGACCACGTCGGCGGGCTGAAGCGCCTCCTCCCGGAGTTCGACGGTCCAGTCTACCTCGGCCGGCCCGATTACGACTTCCTCAATCACGACTCACACCCCCAGTGGGCCCACCACAAGGGCCTGTTCCACCGCGTGACGCGTCGGCTGTTCCCGCTCCCCGGCGAGATGGACGTCCGCCCCGTCGACGACGGCGACCGCGTCGGAAAGTTCACGGTCTACCTGACGCCAGGGCACAACCCGGGCCACGCCGTCTACGTCCACGACAGCGGGGTGGCATTTCTCGGTGACCTCGTCTGGGAGGACGAGGGCGCGCTCACCCCACCGTTCTGGCTCGACTCGTACGATATGCGAGAATTACGGGAGAGCATCCGTGACCTGGCCGAGCGGACGGGTCCGTTCGATATCGCCGCGATGGCCCACGGCGAACCGATTCGATCCGGTGGGGACGATGCCCTGCTCGCGCTGGCCGAACGTCTGTGA
- a CDS encoding DUF6653 family protein, whose protein sequence is MALTDLLGEDFWARHTNPWSGYTRLPMGPVLLLGLYRRDWRMVGLTLLYVLLNPILFPEPESKDAWISRSVLGEQLWLEDGHEVFEANLPGLLNGLNAIAYCYGLYGAYKHNPRVTALGSGIALSCKLVYLDVLVRYYDEHAPVED, encoded by the coding sequence ATGGCACTAACCGACCTTCTCGGAGAGGATTTCTGGGCTCGGCATACGAATCCGTGGAGTGGCTATACTCGCCTCCCGATGGGGCCAGTCTTACTGCTCGGTCTGTACCGTCGGGACTGGCGGATGGTCGGCCTGACGCTGCTTTACGTTCTTCTCAATCCGATTCTCTTCCCGGAGCCCGAAAGCAAGGACGCGTGGATAAGCCGGAGCGTCCTGGGAGAGCAACTCTGGCTCGAAGACGGCCACGAGGTATTCGAGGCCAATCTGCCCGGTCTTCTCAACGGGCTGAACGCCATCGCGTACTGCTACGGTCTCTATGGAGCGTACAAACATAATCCACGAGTGACAGCGCTTGGCAGTGGGATCGCACTCTCGTGTAAACTCGTCTACCTCGACGTCCTCGTGCGGTACTACGACGAACACGCCCCCGTAGAGGACTGA
- a CDS encoding DUF5615 family PIN-like protein — protein MQFLTDEHVPRVFISALCSNGHEVLRANGALGEGTDDEQQIEFCADDGRIPGRTTRRILRDPCPSPSTTTESLSTQSRPAPRRPRKRRSRGRARTVTEPADKIHDRTGLARPVVIVVEAG, from the coding sequence ATGCAGTTTCTGACCGACGAGCACGTTCCGAGAGTATTCATCTCGGCGCTCTGTTCGAACGGTCACGAGGTGCTGAGGGCTAACGGCGCTCTCGGCGAGGGGACTGACGACGAGCAACAGATCGAATTCTGCGCCGACGACGGTCGAATCCCGGGACGAACGACAAGAAGAATTTTGCGGGACCCCTGTCCGAGTCCGTCGACTACGACGGAATCTTTGTCTACACAGAGCCGGCCTGCTCCGCGACGACCCAGAAAGCGTCGTTCGCGCGGTCGAGCGAGGACTGTCACAGAACCCGCCGACAAAATTCACGACCGAACTGGTCTGGCTCGACCAGTGGTTATCGTAGTCGAGGCAGGGTGA
- a CDS encoding NAD(P)/FAD-dependent oxidoreductase — MSSTVAVVGAGAAGAAAAYALRDAPVDVTVFEKSGGVCGRAATRRASGCTYEYGANYLKSDDDRVSELVTEELSTDGLVDVTEPVWTFDDDGEIAEGDGDAADHKWTYESGLTQLAKRLFAATDASVHRHTRVETLERDDETWRVVDDEGDDRGTFDALVLTPPAPQTADLLGQAAWEHGDCRDLRKSIAQVPFRTIISVVLHYPFELDVPYYALVNEGKSEGEGHDVGWVAREECKPGHVPDGESLLLVQMAPDWSAEYYHQPAPSIVDAASEKTAALLDDERLGTPDWTDHQHWRYALPNGGPAVGALDDATDHDLFFAGDWVAGDARLHAAVRSGLETGDAVAERLG; from the coding sequence ATGAGTTCCACGGTGGCCGTCGTCGGCGCCGGAGCGGCGGGCGCCGCGGCGGCGTACGCGTTGCGCGATGCCCCGGTCGACGTGACGGTGTTCGAGAAGAGCGGCGGCGTCTGCGGGCGGGCCGCGACGCGCCGTGCCAGCGGCTGCACCTACGAGTACGGGGCGAACTACCTGAAGAGCGACGACGACAGGGTGAGCGAACTCGTCACGGAGGAGCTATCGACCGACGGACTCGTCGACGTGACAGAGCCGGTGTGGACCTTCGACGACGACGGGGAGATAGCGGAAGGAGACGGGGACGCTGCCGACCACAAGTGGACCTACGAGTCCGGGCTGACGCAACTCGCAAAGCGGCTGTTCGCGGCGACGGACGCGAGCGTCCACCGCCACACCCGCGTCGAGACGCTCGAACGCGACGACGAGACGTGGCGCGTCGTCGACGACGAGGGGGACGACCGGGGGACGTTCGACGCGCTCGTGCTGACGCCGCCGGCGCCGCAGACGGCGGACCTGCTGGGACAGGCGGCGTGGGAGCACGGCGACTGTCGCGACCTCCGGAAGTCCATCGCGCAGGTCCCGTTCCGGACGATCATCTCCGTCGTCCTCCACTACCCCTTCGAACTCGACGTGCCCTACTACGCGCTCGTGAACGAGGGCAAGAGTGAGGGCGAGGGTCACGACGTCGGCTGGGTGGCCCGGGAGGAGTGCAAGCCGGGACACGTCCCCGACGGCGAGAGCCTGCTGCTCGTCCAGATGGCGCCCGACTGGTCGGCCGAGTACTACCACCAGCCGGCGCCCTCGATCGTCGACGCCGCGTCGGAGAAGACCGCGGCGCTGCTGGACGACGAGCGACTCGGCACCCCCGACTGGACCGACCACCAGCACTGGCGGTACGCGCTGCCGAACGGCGGGCCCGCCGTGGGAGCGCTCGACGACGCCACCGACCACGACCTCTTCTTCGCCGGCGACTGGGTCGCGGGCGACGCGCGACTCCACGCGGCGGTCCGGAGCGGGCTGGAGACCGGCGACGCGGTCGCGGAGCGGCTCGGGTAG
- a CDS encoding dTMP kinase, with protein MAGTFVVLEGGAGTGKSALLDALSGEFTRRGISIETVPEFAEASVGEFVADELDRGDGQQFQERACSLSAGMLANCCYQAETVINDALETNEIVLTERYLDSVAVYNLPLVEQRSGSTFPPIIDATDRALPVSPDLTVLLTMNDQTRRERFRNDRPELLEQGSVPDRFSQRQARFRERLAGRDDVLIFENDDSLETAAATLAEEINRER; from the coding sequence ATGGCCGGAACATTCGTCGTGCTTGAGGGGGGTGCTGGAACCGGCAAGTCGGCCCTCTTGGATGCGCTTTCTGGTGAATTCACCCGAAGGGGTATTTCGATAGAAACCGTCCCCGAGTTCGCGGAGGCATCGGTTGGAGAGTTCGTGGCGGATGAACTTGATAGGGGTGACGGTCAGCAGTTCCAGGAACGAGCGTGTTCGTTGAGTGCAGGAATGCTCGCTAACTGCTGTTACCAGGCTGAGACAGTGATAAATGATGCACTCGAGACCAACGAGATCGTCCTCACCGAGCGATACCTCGACTCGGTAGCCGTCTACAATCTGCCGCTGGTCGAACAACGTTCGGGGAGTACATTTCCACCAATTATCGACGCTACCGATCGAGCTCTGCCAGTCTCTCCCGACCTAACCGTCCTGTTAACGATGAACGACCAAACGAGGCGGGAGCGCTTCCGGAACGACCGGCCGGAATTACTGGAACAGGGGTCTGTTCCAGACCGGTTTTCCCAGCGGCAAGCCCGGTTTCGAGAACGACTCGCCGGACGTGATGACGTGTTAATTTTCGAAAACGACGACTCCCTCGAAACCGCTGCCGCCACGTTAGCCGAGGAAATAAACCGCGAACGGTAG